The following is a genomic window from Paenibacillus sp. FSL R5-0766.
TGACTTCACAACTTCAGGATCAGCTTGGCGTCTGGAAAATTCATTTAATGATTTTTCCACTTGTGCCTGAAAGAATTCATCAGACCAATCTCTACGCCCCAGACCAATCAATGAGAAGGTTTCAGGAAGCTTCTGCTCAAGATATAAGTTATATAAGGCAGGATATATTTTTCTTTTGGCTAAATCGCCAGTTGCACCAAATAAAACAATGGTAGTTGGTTCCATCTTACCGTTCTCCTTCCAAGTAACTCTGGTTTCTTTGTTGTAGTTACACTATAATACGTTTTATAGCTATACAAGTAATTAATATATTTCACAGGAGCTATAGACCACATCTATGACAACAAATTACGAACTATATAAAGTCTTTTATTGGGCCGCCAAAACGGGAAGTTTGACACAGGCTGCGAAAGCACTGTATATCACTCAACCCAGCGTCAGTCATGCCATTAAGCAATTGGAAGAGAGCTTTGGTCTTACCTTGTTTTATCGAAATTCCAAGGGTGTAGCGTTGACACAGGAAGGTGCCAGTCTATATTCCTATATTGAACAATCCCAGATTCTGATCTCACTTGCGGAAGAAAAAATGGCCGCACTGAAGAATCTCGACAATGGAGAACTCCGGATTGGTGGCAGTGACTCCCTGTTCAAGCATTACATGCTGGCATATCTAGAGGAATTCCACACCTTGTACCCTAACATCAAGCTACATCTGAGTCATGGAACCACACCGGAAGTCATTACGTTTCTGAAAGAAGGCAAGATCGACCTTGGTGTAGTTCGGATGCCCATTGTTGATCCACAGCTAGAAGTCAGGGAAAGTATTCAGTTGAAGGACTGTTTTGTAGCTGGGGAACGTTATGCTCAGTTGAAGGGTAAAGTCATGACACTTGAGATGCTTCTGGAGCATCAACTGATCCTCTTCTCCCGGAACAGCCGGGTTCGTATGGCTATAACCGAGTTGTTTAACAGTTATAATTACACGTTGAAACCTGAGATTGAGGTTGGTAGCGTTGATCTGTTGATTGAGTTTGCGCGTCGAGG
Proteins encoded in this region:
- a CDS encoding LysR family transcriptional regulator produces the protein MTTNYELYKVFYWAAKTGSLTQAAKALYITQPSVSHAIKQLEESFGLTLFYRNSKGVALTQEGASLYSYIEQSQILISLAEEKMAALKNLDNGELRIGGSDSLFKHYMLAYLEEFHTLYPNIKLHLSHGTTPEVITFLKEGKIDLGVVRMPIVDPQLEVRESIQLKDCFVAGERYAQLKGKVMTLEMLLEHQLILFSRNSRVRMAITELFNSYNYTLKPEIEVGSVDLLIEFARRGLGISYVTREFISKELEEGSLFEIQLDVPLPPSHVGIMTKRNMPISLAANRFMDLIFKS